cctggcaaGGCTCTCAGTGTTTCCTCCCACGTCACAGCCCACTCCAAAACTCAGTGGCAAAACAACCATGACAGCCTGGGACTCAGCGTACATGGCCAGCCACTTGGCTGCCGTCTGGGCTGGTTCTCTGGGGGTCTTGGCTTGTCCACCCATCTTCAGGCAGCTGGGGACCGGCTGGGACAACAGAAGCCTCTCCTGCCCCATGGCCTCTCATCCtgcagcccagcccaggcctcctgCATGGAAGACAGTCCCCAGAGCCAAGCAAGAAAGGTCCAGGCCCAGCGCACAAGTGTTGTGCCAACTTCTGCCCACAGCAGCTTAGGAGCAGCCCACTGGCCAAGTGCATCCGAGGTTGGCCCAGAGCCCAGCGGTGGAGACTGGGACCCGCCTCTTGATGTAGGAGTTGAAGTTACCTTGCAGTGGGGCCAGGACACTGGGAGAGGAGGGAACGGCTCTGTTCCTACCACATGAGGACTTCTCCAAGCCAGCTTTCTGAGGGTTAACTGAGGGTTGAGGGGTTCAAGGAGGAGGACATGGGCACTGGGACTAAGGGGCAGTGAGAGGCAGTGGGGCAGATGGTGTGAGGAGCACCAGGGAGCAGGAGGGAATGGGCCTGGGGCATGAATCCGACCCCATTGTTGGATGAGTGCTCTTCAGCTGCCCAAATCCGGTCCCACTGGTAACAGCGTGGCCTTCGGCAAGTGACTAAAaggcttcctgcctcagcttccccacccGTAAACAGAGGGTAACAATGGCATGTACTGGATCTGGCATAAAGTAAATGTTCAATACATAGctagaaaagaatgttttaaaacctCAGAGATACATCAGGTGAAAAGAAAAGCTGGGCTACAGGATGACCTCTTCAGTGGGAACGAGGGGCAGGGGATGGCAGCCCACCTCCAGGAGGAGCTTAAAGAGGAGGGGTCCTGGCTGCAGGgacaggagacagaggtgggaaagGCTTGGAAgccatttttattgtttgataTTTTTTGAATCCACACTGTGTGTGCATTATCTGTTTTAcatcttaagaaaaataacaaggctgggcacagtggctcaagtctgtaatcccaacactttcagacaCTGAGGCAagagatcgcttgaggccaggagtttgagaccagcctgggcaacacagtgagaccaccatctctgcaaaaaatttaaaaattagccgggcatggttgcacagacctgtagtcctagctacttgggaggctgaggtgggaggattgcctgagcccaggagttggaggctgcaatgagacaTCATtgtgtcactgcgctccagcctgggtgacagagcaaggccccttcccataaaaagaaagaaagaaagaaaactcacatGGTGGGTCAGAGGCAGTGAGGTCATCAGGTGGGGCAGCTTCAGGACCAGGTGGGAGGGGCCCATTGCAACCTCCCTGGCTGCACCCAGGCCTTTGTGACTGTTGCCTGGGGCAGCCTGGGAGCCAGTGAGTCACCCAGAGCCCTCAATAAGAGGGCAGTAGGTCAGGCCAGGCCAGAGCCTGGACCTGGGGTCAGGAAGGGGTTGCAGGGAGGGATGGCAGGGCTGAAAACCCTGGGCCCCTgtggccacccccacccccacccccaccgtgTCCCCCAGCTGCAGCCTCCAGCAGCCATGGAGAATGCCTGGACTAGCACTGCCAGGGATTTGTAGGGTGGCCCTGCCTGGTCCCCATCTCCTCTGCTCACTCAGTTCAGTCCCAGAGACCTTACCCAGTTCCAGGGGCAGGGGACAGGGGCAGGGGGCCCAGGGTAGAGAGCAAGGCTCCCGCGATCTTTCTGTCCAGCAAGGAGCAGACAGCAAGAAACCCTGAGGGACTGAGACAAGGAAACCTGGAGACAAGGCTCAGGTGGGGCTGGCCCCTGCACCCAGGGTCAAATCAGAGGGCTTCTAGGCAGGAGGGATCCACTGGCTCAGGGCCCAGACCCTGTGCATGCCCATCCCTGTCGCTGGAGGGAAGGGCCCTGGCCTCGCCCAGGGCAGCCCTGTCCCAGCTGCAGTGCGGGCCGCTGGGCTCTGCAGAACAGTCCTTCCTgcagctggagcaggagaatcacagTCTGGTGAGCACCCCACCCACCCCCTGGCACCcttgccccagccccagccccagctccagccccaggaGCGGCCATGACAGGCAGTCCCCTctctctgccccccacccccagaagaGGCAGAACCAGGACCTTTGGGAGCAGCTAGGGGCCCTCCTGGGGCCGGGGCAGCAGTTCCTGCCCCTGTGTCCCAAACACTCAAGCTGCACTCCCCTGGCCTGGTACAGAGCCCAAGGACCCCATGCAGCCAATGCCCCACTAGCCCACAGCCTTAGGACTGATCTGGGGGCTCTCCCACAGCCCCCCGACCCAGCTAGCATGCAGCCCTTGGGGAACAGGGTacctctgcagctgctgtggcAGGAGCTGTGCCAGGGGCAAGAGACTTTCGTGCAGCAGTCCCAGgtgggcctgggggaggggctgTGGGGGGAGGAACCTTCATGCAACACTCCAGGTGGGCCTGGGGGGTTCAGTGGGGAGGAAAGAACCTTCGTGCAGCAAGCCAGTGGGCCTCGGGGAGGGCCTGTAGGGGGAGGAACCTTCGTGCAGCAGGCCGGTGGGCCTCGGGGAGGGCCTGTAGGGGGAGGAACCTTCGTGCAGCAGGCAGGTGGGCCCGGCAGGGAGGTACCTGCCACCCTGCTGATGCTGCCCAAGCCCACCCTGGGCCCCACCCTCAGAACGAGCTGCAGCAGATCCGCCTGTGCTTTGAGAAGATGGTCATCACAGAAGTGCCCGCCTGGCTGAGGGGGAGGGGTACTGGGGGCCCACCCAGTGGGTCCTCCTCAGGCGTGACCCCACCATCCTCCCGACAGCATGGCTGAGATGCACATGGCCCTGAACCACCAGGCCACCAGGCTGCTGGTAGGTCCCCACAGAGCAGCACCCAGAAGGATGGGGCCGGGCAGGCGAGAGGCTGGGTAGGGCGGGGCCGGGGCCTGCTGTGCTTACCTCCTCTGGCCCCCAACACCTCAAGGAGGACGTCCGGGGTGTGCTGGACCAGAAGGACATCTAGCTGGGGATTCTCAGGTAACATGGGGGCAGGGACCAGGTCGGCTGAGCAGGGTCTCGGAAGGGGTCCTGGTCAGGACAGGGCAGATCCACCCTTGACCCCCCCACCTCCATAGCACTGAGCCAGGGGGTGGGTGCCAGGCTGGGGGTGGAGCACGTGGGGTCCTGACAGGCCTCTGCAGGGAGCAGGCCCAGTGCCGCAGTCAGGCCAGGAAGGAGCCGCAGATGGCAAGCATGGCAGTGAGCCCCCCACGCCCCACTCTGGGTCTGGAGACCAGCCCCCCACCCAGGGCCCTGCTTGGGCGAGGGGGAGAAATGGGCTCCAGCAGAGCAGGTCCAGGGCAGGGGGCATCTGAAAAGTGGCTGCAGGAACCTGTCCAGGAGAAAGGGGCCAGGGCTGTGGTGGGGGGAGCCCTGTCTGAGGAGGGTTTCCCAAAGTCAGGGATCCCCGCCCTCAGCCTGGACCATCGGGGTGGGCTCCCCTCCCCAACAGAAAGGAAGACCAAAGCTGGAAAGCTCCAAGGGCCTGGCAGGCCAGCTCTGGTAGGTGACTGCGCGGCagagcccagcccccaggccccCTGCGCACCCCTGCCCCTGACTGCCGCCACCCGTAGGCTGTTGACCCTGAGGCTGCTGCTGGGTGCCCTGCTGGGCACCTATGTGTACATGGTGAACCCTAGGCCCTTCGAGGGGTTGGTGCCACTCCTGCTGAGCCATGCCACCATCTGGAAGCTCCGGGCCCTGCTGGACCCCTTCCTGCACCTTGAGGTGGATGGCCTCCTGTCCTAGGCCGGAGGCCCAGCGGTTCCAGCGAGGAGGCCAGGCGACCAGCACTGCCCCAGACGCCCAGTGGCCATGTCGGCACCACTGTGCGCCATCCCTGCCGGGAGATGCAGAGAAGGGTGGAGGCGGGGTCTGTCCTGAGGGCTGGGCCTGTGGCTGGACATAGAGTCATGACATACATGGCTGGTAAGCACGTCTCTGTGGAAACTGGGGAAGAGACACCCGGGCCATCTGACAGCGAGGGTCCCTCAGGGTGGAGACCCCAGCCTCAGGGCTGGCTTCCCACCCTACATCCCACCTGCCCTCCAGAAGGCAGCCCCTCTGCACAGGGCTCTGACCCCCAAGGGGTCTTAGGAGGGTTTCCACTGAAAGGCAACAGCAGTAAGGACTAGGGGGTCCTCAGGTCTTGCCCCCTGGGCCAGGCCCTCCCGGGGACCTCAGAGGTCAGGTTTTCAGCACTGAACCTGCTGATCCACTGACCTCATGCCCCTCATGCAACTCCCCTCCCTTCCTGGCCACCACCCTCCCTGCCCAGGTCCTGTCACCTCCCCAACCCAGGGCGCCACATTGGTAGACAGAGCTGTGGAGATCAACACCAAAAATTTTATTTGGGGAATTAATTAGCAGGGGTGCCCTTAAGAACAATGCAGGAGAGTTTTGTGGCTTTCTCATcccaaaatgggagaaatagagCAGCAGCCCAGGGTAAACCAGGGACAGGGACCCTGTGCCGGAGAAGGGCTGGCCAGAGTGCCACGCTGCCACAGGCCGTACCTCTGCTGGAGGACACAGGGCTTGGGCTTCGGGCTCTCTGAGCTCCCAGCAGCATCGTCTCTGGGTGCAGGCAGCCCTAGTGGGGCCCAGACAGAGCTGGCCATGACCACAGGACCCTGGTGGCAGGCAGGGGCCAGTGGCTCACCACGCTGGCGGCTCCAGGAAATTAAGGCATCTGTTCATGTGTCAGGCGAAGGGCAGGAGTGCAGAGACCTTCGGGGGCAACCTGAGACCCCCCACCCAGCCCAACCCACGGAGGCCTGGGCTCCCTGAGGAGGAAGTGGCTTGGTCTAAAGAGCTTGGTTGGACAGGGAGGCTCAGCAAAGTTTGTGCTGGTCCCCAAAGCTCTGGTGCTGCCCCCTGTGGGGTGCTGGACCCCCTGCAGCAGGTGGGGGACTCACTGAGGTCACGTAAACACAGGGTCTCGGGCCCTGGCAGGCTGGGAGTCTGTCAAGCTGTGGCTGGTGGAGAAGAAAGCCCAGCTCACCTCCAGCCCTGCCCTAGGATCCATGGCAGTCTCACCTCCTGGGTCCCCAGCTGGGCTGTCCCAGGCCCCAGAGCTGCCTACTTGTCATCCTGCTAAGGCCCGGAGAGGCTGGGGAAAAGACTAGGTAGCCAAGTGCAGGCGGCACATGGCCCCACATGGGGGTGCCCCAGGTGGTCGGGCTCCAGGGGGCCCGCAGTGGTGGGCGGTCCTCCAGGCGGCCAAGGTGGCATAGGTGCAGCCCAGGAGGCACCCAAGGCTGGTCACGTTGCCCCCATCCACGGGTACAGGTGCCAATCCGCTCCCTGTGGGCCGCGGCGTCCgtgagagagaagcagaaaggtGGTCAGCACAGCGCCAGCTTCGGGGCCCTACAGCCCGCACCCCTCCCGCACTAGGACAGCCCCAGCCCAGGCTGTCTCAGCCCTGAACAGCTGCGCATCCCTCACACTCCCTCAGCCCTGCCCCTGGCGTTTGTCAGGCAGGAGAGTTCCAGCAGGTTCAGCAGCCCCCACATGGCCCTGAGCCAGCAGGTAGCCCCTATGCACCCACACTTCATTTCGCCAAGCTCTTGGGTTCCTGGGATTCCCCTGTGGGTAGCGGCAGACCTAAGTCTTTCCCCCAAACACCCCATCACTGCCAGAACTGATGCAGACACAAGGCAAGAGACCCTCACACTTCCCAGCCATAGACCATCGGCCACACCCTCTTCCCAAGCCTCTGACTCAGCCCAAGCCCACAGAAATGCCCCCGAGGAACCCACCTACCCCTGCACACCAGACAGCAgccaccccctcttccagggcccgGCCTCTGCCCTCCCCTAACTCTGGGGGTCCTGCAGCAACAGCCCTGGTCTTGCCCAAGGAAAGAATCaaaataagcttttctttttaaataaaattatagatatatagatgtagatataaaaacataaaacagacaCAACGCAGGTGGATGCTGTCGTTGTGCTTATTCTCAGATCCCTGACACCAAGGGAAGCACGGACCCCTCCCCAGTGTGCTTTCCCATGGCGTGAGCACCACAGCCAGGCCAGGGTTGGGGACGTGGCATGCCTTGGGGCAGGGTTCTCCAGTTTGGCAGGGAGGGcctgagggctggggagggggctctGGGTGTCACAGGCCCCGTGGCAGCATCATCCCTGTGTCTGCTCCCGTCTGCCCCGTCACTTCCCACAAGAGCATAAAGCAAAGGTTGAGGCTTTGATGAAAGGGACAGTGGCAGCTGGAACACTGACACATGGCTGGCCATCTGTCCACCTATCCACCACCACCCAGAACAGGCCAGAGCAGAAGCATCAGCCTTGCCAAGCTACGAGCTCCCAGCGGGGTCCACGAAAGGCAACGCGTTAGTTAGGAGTAGCCTGGCGGGGACACTCGGTCCAGGAGCCCACAGGCTGTGTCGGAAGGACGGCGGAGACCCTGGATGCCTCTGTCCATCCCTGGGACCCATCCGTAAAGGGACCGTTGGGGGCTGGCCTGGCGATGATCTGGGGTGCATGGGTGATGGGAGTGGGCCAAGCCTGGCTGAGAGAGGGTGCCCCAAAGAGGCTGACTAGGCCCCCCTCACTGCCCTAGCCATGGGACAGGCCCAGACACAGACCAGACCAGCGGCCCTTGTCCCAGTGAGCCAACTTCCCCATGGCCAGATGAGTGGATGGGCAGGGAGGGCGCCTGGGGCAAGGTGTGGAGGCGTGGCACTCTCTCCCGCTGATGGGTCCATACCAGGCTAGGGTGGCCTCGTGTTCCTGGGGCAGAGAAGTTGGTGGGGAGGGGGATGCGCTGCGGGGTCCTGGTTCCCGTGGCACCACAGCAGATGGGTGGTGGTCAGTCCTCACACCGAGATCTCGTACGTGGTCCCACCCACGCCGGACACCTTCTTAATCAGCGTGTGCTGTGTAGGGCTGGCAGAGGGCCCTGGGGGCCGGTGGTAGGTCCCAGCCGGGCCAGGCCCGGGGACTGCCCATTAAGCTTACCCGGGGGGGTCTTTACCTGAGGGTGGTTCCTGCATCAAAACACGCACATACACGCATGCACACGGTGAACACAGGAATGCATCGGGACAGAGGACGGAGGAGGCAGCAGGACATAGACGACACGGACGTGGACTGGTGTAACCATGTCGTGGGGGCCCAGGGCAGTCCCTGCCCTCTGGGCTCGGAGAGTTCACCTGGAAAGCAGGCGGGAGATGCAGAGCCTGCCTGGGGAGCAGCTGTGCCATCACAGGACAGACAGATGTCATCAGAACTGCCACCACCCTCCCGGGTCCCTGGGTCCCTCCTAGGCAGCACTGGCCCCAGAGAGCATGGGGCAGCCAGGTGGGCACTGACCGGAGCCCCTGTCCTGCCCTGCACTGGAAGCCTGGTCTCTCTGCCTGGCCTCATTCCTGCTCTCTCTCAGGAAAACGAGGGGCTGCCCTCCTGCCCACCAGCGCTGACCAACAGTAGCTCTACCCTTGCCGCTTAAACCTTCTTGAGGCGAGAGCCCTTTGTCCCAGGGCTGCGATCCCTGTCTGGCTGCAATGCTGCCCACTTCTAGGTCTCGGGCTCCCCATTCATCACTGCCAATGGCAGCCTCCTCCTCAACTCCACAAAAGCTGGACAGACTCCCACCCTGTGGGGTAGGGGAGGTCTACTCAGGGCTGGATGGACTGCTGTGCCCTCAGCCTCTTTGTGGCCAAGTGGCCTGGCctaggctgggctgggctctcCCCCTGGGGCTGCATCTGACAACGGGAAACATCTGAGCCTGTGCTTGAGGTTTCCAGGCCCAGATGGGGCAACAGACGCCATGAGGACACCATGCACCGCGGCCTGGGTCCTGGCCCCAGCAGGTGTGCAGTTCTCCtacctgggcctgggcctgcgAGCCAGCTGACCCTGCTTTCTCAGTTACCAACCTACTGGGTGCCTGGAGCACACCTGCTTTCTCcagtcctcagtttccccacctacGAGCAGGGAAGTCCCTGCTTCCTGGAACTATGTCCCACATGGAGAGCCAGGGACCGGTCACCCAGGGTGGCACATTCTGCGGCTAGGTAATGTCCTCAGCCCCAGCCTCCAAGAGATGCAGCAAAGCAGACCCAGGGAGAGCCCTGGGTGGACAGGGCCACTGTGACCCAGGAAGCCAGAGCCACAGCCTAAAGGAGACCCAGGTTGCCGCATGACACCGGCCCCAAGGAGAAAGCCCCACGGACTCCCACATGCTGGGTCTACGCCAGCTCTGGGGGAACACGTTGTTGGGATGAGGACACAAATTCTCATACCCTGTCCCCAGAGAGTGCCCAGGACATCCTCAGAGCTGGGCCACATGGGCAAGCCAGGGCCTTCAAGGCAGGGTGAGGCACATCCTCCCTGTCCCATCCCCAGAGAAAAACTCAGGCCCCTGGGATGACCTATGAGTGCCCAGCCAAGAGGGGCCCTGCAGATGGCTGGACAGCTGCCCTGTGCCAGGAAGCCCACCCGCACCTCCCGGCACCCACCTCTGCACAGCCAGCGAGGGTGGTGGCTCTGGGAGGTCCATGTGGATGAAAGCGACAGCTCTGGGGCCCACGTAGGACGGTGAGTCAGGAGTGCCTGTCAGGGAGGGCAGGCCCTGGAGTGTGACTGACCTGTGTGAGTCACTGCTGAACCGGGGCCCCAGGGCATGGCTGCTGGCCTTATCAGCCTGCAGGGAGGACGACATCCGAGGTGCACGGCTCACGGAGCTGGACAGCAAGGACAGTGATGTCTGCAGGGCAGGGTTGCGGGCACCGCCGAAGCCAGGCCCAGCCACAGGGTCCTCTCTGGAGCCGTAACGCAGCGCGGAACCTCGGGGGCCCTGGCACGGCACACTGGCCTGCTGCAGGGTGTAGAAGCTGGGCGCGTCATAGACGCCCAAGTCGCCGAAGAGTGAGTTGGCCTGGGAGCGCAGCAGGCACTCATGCTCCTCCCTGTCCTTGTGCTCCTGGATGGATGCCATGATGGCCCTGGACAGGTTGTTGTAGTGCACAGGTGAGGGCTCCGGGGGCCGGCGGCCCAGCATGGGGCTGAAGCTGCGGGGCAGGGGCCGTGGTGGGTCACCCGTTGCCCTAGGGTGCAGGTAGGGTCAGTGGTATCTGGCCACGCCAACTGCTGGATGGGCGGGGCAGGCATGGCCACCAGGTGGGTCAGGGTTGAGCAGGCTATCATAGGACAGGCTGCTGTTGCCGTTGGGCAGTGCATGGGGGCAAAGATGCTACAGTGGGGCATGGGGGGGTCCACCCTCGTAGCGCAGGGGCTGCAGAGCGACGTGGTCCCCGCCCCGCCAGCTCGAGGCCTTGAGGCTCAGGGAGCACAAAGTGCTGAGAAGGCATCAGAGGTACTGAATGATGGGGATGGCTGGTAGGCTGTGTGCAGGTCCCTGGGCCCGTAGTCAGGGAGGTCCAGGCTCGGCTCAGACACAAAGTTCAGGCTACGGATGTTGTCGTCCCCCAGGGTCAGGAAATCAGGGCCTGGAACCTGTAAGGAGAAGGCATTCTCACCACTGCCCACCTGCCACCCTGCCTGCAGCCGCCAGTCAGCACCCACGGGGGCCACACCTGGCACCGTGGCCTCAGGAACTGGGCCTCAAGGAGCCGTAAGAGTCACACAGTGACCCATGGCCCTGTCCCTGAGCATCCATGGCTGAGGGGCAGGGGCTCTGCAGCAGGAGGGAGGCCACAGCTGGCTACTGCAGACACCCAGGGCTCCGCCCTTTGAGCCACGCAGCCCCAGGGGCCCACCACTCAGGGCAGCCACAGGGAGGATGAGCCTCGTCTAGCCTCTGTGATGGGCACATGGGCATGGGCTTGGGCTAGGGACAAGAGCCTCAGGAACCACAAAGCCAGAAAGGGATCAGGGCAAATGTGGGCTCAATGGACTTGGCCAACCAGACCCAAGTTCCCCCCTGGACCCAGGAGTCCCAGAAACATGATGTACCCAGAGCCCTCATCTCCAAGCAGAGCTGCCTCCTCCTGCGAGGCGCGGCCCCTGCATGCCTGCAGACTCAGACCCTTGGCCAAGGAGGCCCAGACTTACTGCTCCACCATGTGACTCTCTCCAGGAAGAACATCAGTCTTGAGGGGAGAGGTCCCTAGGGATGGGGCTGGTCTAGGTGCATGGGGTCCAGCCACA
This genomic interval from Theropithecus gelada isolate Dixy chromosome 10, Tgel_1.0, whole genome shotgun sequence contains the following:
- the LOC112632392 gene encoding LOW QUALITY PROTEIN: probable palmitoyltransferase ZDHHC8 (The sequence of the model RefSeq protein was modified relative to this genomic sequence to represent the inferred CDS: inserted 2 bases in 2 codons; substituted 2 bases at 2 genomic stop codons) → MAPRSPAQRVHHSPCCPPPGYTLKNVPYQTVPHAQPEKWTVPCWQQTNQLPSPAQLCFCTPITPCQRWPTPNQPASTQKGAQLPERRALARMLTEVADTANQPVPQRSLCRPTAQNCGQVEAQASAQSNREQLGLVAGEGSAQAAIPVASCRGRRLFRNAPPLGPRRQGALGWLSASCRLACSAPAPAGRCPRAPSLPQDDFHPAGGSRGERPASPRRCRLSPAKARRSGRRLAPARLERLAPGCGPSGGETQSDFRSPRRPPDPYNEEGVCWRLVSLVGAWAGSPVPEATVPGVAPVGADWRLQAGWQVGSGENAFSLQVPGPDFLTLGDDNIRSLNFVSEPSLDLPDYGPRDLHTAYQPSPSFSTSDAFSXTLCSLSLKASSWRGGDHVALQPLRYEGGPPHAPLXHLCPHALPNGNSSLSYDSLLNPDPPGGHACPAHPAVGVARYHXPYLHPRATGDPPRPLPRSFSPMLGRRPPEPSPVHYNNLSRAIMASIQEHKDREEHECLLRSQANSLFGDLGVYDAPSFYTLQQASVPCQGPRGSALRYGSREDPVAGPGFGGARNPALQTSLSLLSSSVSRAPRMSSSLQADKASSHALGPRFSSDSHRSVTLQGLPSLTGTPDSPSYVGPRAVAFIHMDLPEPPPSLAVQRNHPQVKTPPGKLNGQSPGLARLGPTTXPPGPSASPTQHTLIKKVSGVGGTTYEISV